Proteins co-encoded in one Kribbella qitaiheensis genomic window:
- a CDS encoding VOC family protein encodes MSHTQSIGERGEPTAALSMLNIDSADPARLARFYAAALGWKVTYSDDSYGMVEGCPPFPCASAGKRIPAGPS; translated from the coding sequence ATGAGTCACACACAGTCAATAGGAGAGCGTGGCGAGCCGACGGCGGCGCTGTCGATGCTCAACATCGACAGCGCGGACCCAGCGAGGCTGGCGCGGTTCTACGCGGCCGCGCTCGGCTGGAAGGTCACCTACAGCGACGACAGTTACGGGATGGTCGAAGGCTGCCCGCCGTTCCCTTGTGCATCCGCAGGGAAACGAATCCCCGCTGGGCCTTCATGA
- a CDS encoding DUF1772 domain-containing protein, translated as MLSALQVITTVVVGLMVGVEFSVAFVMNPIFNALPDNSNQQARSHGGRMLGAVMPVWYIGSLVLVGICAVAGWHHHGTVLVVAAALLIVSVIMSVLLLVPINNQGKTWTPDNRPDDWKQQMKRWDRYHYVRVAVIVAAFAVLVAALV; from the coding sequence GTGCTCAGCGCACTTCAGGTCATCACCACCGTGGTCGTCGGTCTGATGGTGGGGGTGGAGTTCTCCGTCGCCTTCGTCATGAACCCGATCTTCAACGCCCTCCCGGACAACAGCAATCAGCAGGCCCGCTCCCACGGGGGCAGGATGCTCGGCGCCGTGATGCCGGTCTGGTACATCGGCTCGCTCGTCCTCGTCGGCATCTGTGCCGTCGCCGGATGGCACCACCACGGCACCGTCCTCGTCGTCGCCGCCGCGCTGCTGATCGTCAGTGTGATCATGTCGGTCCTGCTGCTCGTCCCGATCAACAACCAGGGCAAGACCTGGACCCCCGACAACCGGCCCGACGACTGGAAGCAGCAGATGAAGCGCTGGGACCGCTACCACTACGTCCGCGTAGCAGTCATCGTCGCCGCCTTCGCTGTGCTGGTCGCCGCGCTCGTCTGA
- a CDS encoding TetR/AcrR family transcriptional regulator yields the protein MSVHERKERERADRERLIVATARELAEQQGWDAVTTRRLAERIEYSQPVLYSHFRGKREIIGAVALQGATEMAAAVRAATAAVDDPHERVAALARAYLDFAARNPAVYDAIFQLDGGLAYAQDDTPEPLKDAFAALLECLGEVAGDDVHPGLFTEVFWASLHGVATLTRSGRLLPGDTEQRIELLVDRLAVL from the coding sequence ATGTCGGTACACGAACGCAAGGAGCGCGAACGGGCGGACCGCGAACGCCTCATCGTGGCGACGGCCCGTGAACTCGCCGAGCAACAGGGCTGGGACGCGGTCACCACGCGCCGGCTGGCCGAGCGCATCGAGTACAGCCAGCCCGTGCTCTACAGCCATTTCCGCGGCAAGCGCGAGATCATCGGCGCCGTCGCCCTCCAAGGCGCCACAGAGATGGCCGCGGCGGTGCGGGCCGCGACCGCCGCCGTGGACGACCCGCACGAGCGGGTCGCCGCCCTCGCGCGCGCCTACCTCGACTTCGCCGCACGCAACCCGGCGGTCTACGACGCCATCTTCCAACTCGACGGCGGTCTGGCGTACGCACAGGACGACACCCCGGAACCTCTCAAGGACGCCTTCGCCGCGCTGCTGGAGTGCCTCGGCGAGGTCGCCGGGGACGACGTCCACCCTGGGCTGTTCACCGAGGTGTTCTGGGCGTCCCTGCACGGGGTGGCGACCCTGACCCGGTCGGGACGGCTGCTGCCCGGCGACACCGAGCAGAGGATAGAACTGCTGGTGGACCGCCTCGCCGTGCTCTGA
- a CDS encoding site-specific integrase: MWVQRVAPVGAGEESWTVLGDDWRQVVPDEQFLSHLTDQRRSPNTVKAYAHDLKDCKFQPDKQVPSEFREI, from the coding sequence ATGTGGGTACAGCGGGTGGCTCCTGTCGGGGCTGGTGAAGAGTCGTGGACCGTGCTGGGCGATGACTGGCGCCAGGTGGTGCCGGACGAGCAGTTCTTGTCGCACCTGACTGATCAGCGTCGTTCGCCGAACACGGTGAAGGCGTACGCGCACGACCTCAAGGACTGCAAGTTCCAGCCCGACAAGCAGGTGCCGTCGGAATTCAGGGAGATCTGA
- a CDS encoding SRPBCC family protein — MTNSLFYTGPSITVLHEEYAKKSRIDDRAAIQGRREIVIAAPIERVWQKLSDVPSWDTNLEPGVKDIQLENGVTVDGRFTRAKSGAKMKARFAVVDGPHEIAWTGAAFGAKVVHRFTLESTGENSTRVVVEESMAGPLFGLFFNSKKLGAVLVESLDTLKRASEG, encoded by the coding sequence ATGACCAACTCGCTTTTCTACACCGGCCCGTCGATCACTGTCCTGCACGAGGAGTACGCGAAGAAGAGCCGGATCGACGACCGGGCCGCGATCCAGGGGCGCCGGGAGATCGTCATCGCGGCGCCGATCGAGCGGGTCTGGCAGAAACTGAGCGATGTCCCGAGCTGGGACACCAACCTCGAGCCCGGCGTGAAGGACATCCAGCTTGAGAACGGCGTCACGGTCGATGGCCGGTTCACCCGGGCCAAAAGCGGCGCGAAGATGAAGGCGCGCTTCGCCGTCGTCGACGGCCCGCACGAGATCGCCTGGACAGGCGCGGCCTTCGGCGCCAAGGTCGTCCACCGCTTCACCCTGGAGTCCACCGGCGAGAACTCCACCCGGGTCGTCGTCGAGGAGTCGATGGCCGGCCCGCTCTTCGGCCTCTTCTTCAACTCCAAGAAGCTCGGCGCCGTGCTGGTCGAGTCGCTGGACACGCTGAAGCGGGCTTCCGAGGGCTGA
- a CDS encoding DUF1905 domain-containing protein has protein sequence MTITVNGHCWRSRVAILRGRHLLGLSNAAGVAIGDEVEVELVLRHPLPAVIRILAVTWLHRILHVERTPLPISA, from the coding sequence GTGACGATCACGGTCAACGGGCATTGCTGGAGGAGCCGCGTCGCCATCTTGCGCGGCCGTCACCTGCTCGGTCTCAGCAACGCCGCCGGTGTGGCGATCGGCGACGAGGTCGAGGTGGAACTGGTCCTCCGTCACCCGCTGCCCGCAGTGATCCGGATCCTCGCGGTCACCTGGCTGCACCGGATCCTGCACGTCGAGCGGACCCCGCTGCCGATCTCAGCCTGA
- a CDS encoding VOC family protein: MKAHVSSILLGVRDMDRAKQFYVEGLGWKIQSDYRISVFFEADGASPVGFYGREGLAGQVGTDQEGSGFSGLVLTYVVRSEVRVDEVMAEAEKAGATVLKPAGALPWGGYGGTFADPDGYIWSVGYSAQGTDQPYAE, encoded by the coding sequence ATGAAGGCACACGTCAGCTCGATTCTTCTTGGTGTCAGGGACATGGACCGGGCCAAGCAGTTCTACGTCGAGGGGCTCGGCTGGAAGATCCAGAGCGACTACCGCATCTCGGTGTTCTTCGAAGCGGACGGCGCCTCGCCCGTCGGCTTCTACGGCCGCGAAGGCCTGGCCGGCCAGGTGGGCACGGACCAGGAAGGCAGCGGTTTCAGCGGGCTGGTTCTGACCTATGTCGTCCGTAGTGAGGTCCGGGTCGATGAGGTGATGGCGGAGGCGGAGAAGGCCGGCGCCACGGTCCTCAAGCCCGCCGGTGCTCTGCCGTGGGGCGGGTACGGCGGTACCTTCGCCGATCCGGACGGCTACATCTGGAGTGTCGGCTACAGCGCCCAAGGAACCGACCAGCCCTACGCGGAGTAG
- a CDS encoding TetR/AcrR family transcriptional regulator: MNPGSKPERRNAQSRRAILDATNELIARNGYAHVTIEAIAKTADVGKTTIYRWWPSKGALTLDALKDRISDAIDFPDTGDIRADLCTQMTEVIRLLIGDVGTVFRGLIGEAQSTPAIGAAILDALVEPPTRACQARLDHAIAAGQLRADIPTRTMVEMIYGAMYYRLLLGTDTLHPQDVPDLIDNTLTGLRPRAT; the protein is encoded by the coding sequence ATGAACCCTGGCTCAAAGCCGGAGCGCCGCAACGCCCAGTCCCGCAGGGCCATCCTTGACGCCACCAACGAGCTGATCGCGCGCAACGGCTACGCTCACGTGACAATCGAAGCCATCGCCAAAACAGCCGACGTCGGCAAGACCACGATCTATCGCTGGTGGCCGTCCAAGGGCGCTCTCACCCTCGACGCGCTGAAGGACCGCATCAGCGACGCGATCGACTTCCCCGACACCGGTGACATCCGCGCCGACCTGTGCACCCAGATGACCGAGGTCATCAGGCTGCTCATCGGCGACGTGGGCACCGTCTTCCGGGGCCTGATCGGTGAAGCCCAGAGCACCCCGGCCATCGGCGCGGCCATCCTGGACGCCCTCGTCGAACCACCCACCCGAGCCTGCCAAGCCCGCCTCGACCACGCCATAGCCGCCGGCCAGCTCCGCGCCGACATCCCCACCCGGACCATGGTCGAGATGATCTACGGAGCGATGTACTACCGGCTCCTGCTCGGCACCGACACCCTGCACCCGCAGGACGTCCCCGACCTCATCGACAACACCCTGACCGGACTACGCCCCCGGGCCACCTGA
- a CDS encoding GAF domain-containing protein, which produces MCASAILQGEPWEISNAAVDPRTLLNPLVTGSLGLRFYLGIPLTTNDGHNLGTLCAIDREPRHATPDQVATRQDLAAVVMDELELRLCDASGRPGRTSPPARRDSRCSSPKRRRDTPGRDELQPPDPDPRCNRSIAPTGTKR; this is translated from the coding sequence TTGTGCGCCTCCGCGATCCTGCAGGGTGAACCGTGGGAGATTTCCAACGCTGCCGTCGACCCCCGCACCCTCCTCAATCCCCTGGTGACCGGATCACTGGGTCTGCGCTTCTACCTCGGCATCCCGCTGACCACCAACGACGGGCACAACCTGGGCACCCTGTGTGCAATCGACCGCGAACCCCGCCACGCGACGCCGGATCAGGTCGCCACCCGCCAGGATCTGGCTGCGGTGGTGATGGACGAGCTGGAGCTGCGCCTCTGCGATGCGAGTGGTCGCCCTGGAAGAACAAGCCCGCCAGCACGCCGAGACAGCCGCTGCAGCAGCCCGAAGAGACGCCGTGACACTCCAGGACGGGATGAACTCCAACCGCCAGATCCGGACCCTCGATGCAACCGGAGCATCGCGCCAACCGGTACTAAACGGTGA
- a CDS encoding SigE family RNA polymerase sigma factor, with protein sequence MATDRDKEFTSYVHSDRGRMIRLARLLATGDVHWAEDLVQTALTKLYLKWGAVRPEVGAARYADKILVNVFIDEKRRFWRHRETLTEELAEAGPPAGSGSGAEDRLTILAALAELPKRQRAAVVLRFFADLDVATVAELMTCSQGTVKSQTARGLDTLRDLMTEPLDTLEHVR encoded by the coding sequence GTGGCCACCGACCGCGACAAGGAATTTACCAGCTACGTGCACAGCGATCGAGGGCGGATGATCCGCCTGGCGCGGCTGCTGGCCACCGGTGACGTGCACTGGGCCGAAGACCTGGTGCAGACCGCTCTCACCAAGCTGTACCTGAAGTGGGGAGCGGTCCGGCCGGAGGTCGGCGCCGCCCGGTACGCCGACAAGATCCTGGTGAACGTCTTTATCGACGAGAAGCGCCGGTTCTGGCGTCATCGCGAGACGTTGACCGAGGAGCTGGCCGAGGCCGGGCCACCGGCCGGCAGTGGTAGCGGCGCCGAGGACCGGCTGACCATCCTGGCGGCCTTGGCGGAGCTGCCGAAGCGGCAGCGGGCCGCCGTCGTTCTGCGGTTCTTCGCCGATCTGGACGTGGCGACGGTCGCGGAGCTGATGACGTGCAGCCAAGGCACCGTGAAGAGCCAGACCGCTCGTGGGCTGGACACGTTGCGCGACCTCATGACCGAACCCCTGGACACTTTGGAGCACGTGCGATGA
- a CDS encoding CU044_5270 family protein, translating to MTDLKNLLDQAAGYETAATDTEVAADLNRSKKAARRRRFTGAGLTAGAAVVTIAALAVPLVMSGGSGSTVAAPPGAVTSSDGPAKVSTAGELLLVAAAQEEKAEATAGKYFRVRTVYSGEWTVTSDGRVTCCGSQPAGPGGYKLRELRVTEQWTGLKGGTAFVGYRSLGARPATAADTAAWKRAGAPTSWNTGPSDTVDKHDLILSTKPGKGQLTELQNGADLYSALGLHATLRDVLALPTDPAALRSVLLKAQSELAPDASEVSALAQISSGLLSNTPALPKVRAAAFRLLAGLPGATVTPNVSDLVGRQGTAVSFSFPQYQLELQLIIQPKTGKLLSSRHTGGKNGDSTVLLSGWTDNTPQVPPAAIK from the coding sequence ATGACTGACCTGAAGAACCTGCTCGACCAGGCCGCCGGATACGAGACGGCCGCCACGGACACCGAGGTCGCCGCCGACCTCAACCGGTCCAAGAAGGCCGCGCGCCGCCGCCGGTTCACCGGGGCTGGTCTGACGGCCGGAGCCGCGGTGGTAACCATCGCCGCGCTCGCAGTACCACTCGTGATGTCGGGTGGCTCCGGTTCCACCGTTGCGGCGCCGCCTGGGGCGGTCACCAGCTCGGACGGGCCGGCGAAGGTGTCGACGGCCGGCGAGCTGCTGCTGGTCGCCGCGGCCCAGGAGGAGAAGGCCGAAGCGACGGCGGGCAAGTACTTCCGGGTCCGGACCGTCTACAGCGGTGAGTGGACCGTGACGAGCGACGGCCGGGTGACATGCTGCGGGTCGCAGCCGGCCGGCCCCGGTGGATATAAGCTGCGGGAACTGCGAGTGACGGAGCAGTGGACCGGGCTGAAGGGCGGGACCGCGTTCGTGGGCTATCGCTCGCTTGGTGCGCGGCCGGCGACGGCTGCCGACACAGCGGCCTGGAAGCGGGCGGGTGCGCCGACCAGCTGGAACACCGGGCCGAGCGACACCGTCGACAAGCACGACCTGATCCTGTCGACCAAGCCGGGCAAGGGACAGCTGACCGAGCTGCAGAACGGGGCCGACCTGTACTCCGCACTCGGACTGCACGCAACGTTGCGGGACGTCCTGGCACTGCCGACCGATCCCGCGGCACTGCGTTCGGTACTGCTGAAGGCACAGAGCGAGCTAGCTCCTGACGCCTCCGAGGTGTCGGCACTCGCGCAGATCTCTTCCGGTCTGCTCAGCAACACGCCTGCTCTGCCCAAGGTCCGGGCAGCGGCGTTCCGATTGCTGGCCGGCCTGCCGGGCGCCACGGTCACGCCGAACGTGAGCGACCTGGTCGGCAGGCAGGGGACGGCCGTGAGCTTCTCCTTCCCGCAGTACCAGCTCGAGCTGCAGCTGATCATCCAACCGAAGACCGGCAAGCTGCTGAGCAGCCGCCACACCGGCGGCAAGAACGGCGACAGCACGGTCCTGCTCTCGGGCTGGACCGACAACACCCCGCAGGTCCCGCCGGCCGCGATCAAGTGA
- a CDS encoding TetR family transcriptional regulator, giving the protein MYEEVAEDGRRRYTVAEIAAEFGVTRPTIYRHLSKP; this is encoded by the coding sequence ATGTACGAAGAAGTTGCCGAGGACGGAAGGCGGCGCTACACCGTCGCCGAGATCGCAGCCGAATTCGGCGTCACCCGCCCCACGATCTACCGGCACCTGTCGAAGCCGTAG
- a CDS encoding response regulator receiver protein, with the protein METVGREDAGRCGYSKCRAELPAPGMQGGRPRSFCRDTRWEGGRNCSQMARAEREALGALGLDAGSNTFRLDAERLRDHLDAVRGPVDALTAALASVTARLDEVEAAAVAAVETAHGQVAEAERTRVAAEEAREQAENRARQSAAAAERSAKERAEAVERANAAARQALQATETLGAARQEADHATTAQRAAELHAVRLEERAVGAEREARDTAVQAERAAVLAERASAERDAAQADRDSLRAELTNERDRLRASEAAQMQADTRRLALKDQLTAAEQSLEQANLTLETAQLTAADALREAAAEKTRIEELADRRRTEDAIEIAHLRAELEHLRTTRQTTSRLHPDDLHSLLTAVTTHTSPAAAALVGSPTAAAPVGSPTAAAPVGSATAAAPVGSPSTAPVP; encoded by the coding sequence ATGGAAACTGTGGGGCGTGAGGACGCTGGGCGATGCGGCTACAGCAAGTGCCGGGCAGAACTACCGGCGCCTGGGATGCAGGGCGGACGGCCGCGGAGTTTCTGCCGGGACACCCGCTGGGAGGGCGGCCGGAATTGCTCGCAGATGGCGCGGGCTGAGCGGGAGGCGTTGGGTGCGCTGGGGCTGGACGCCGGGAGCAACACGTTTCGGCTGGACGCCGAGCGACTGCGCGACCACCTGGACGCAGTACGGGGACCGGTGGATGCCCTGACCGCAGCACTGGCATCGGTGACGGCGCGACTGGATGAGGTCGAGGCTGCTGCTGTTGCTGCTGTGGAAACCGCGCACGGACAGGTCGCGGAGGCGGAGCGCACTCGAGTAGCTGCCGAGGAAGCGCGCGAGCAGGCAGAGAACCGCGCCCGGCAAAGTGCGGCTGCAGCGGAGCGGTCTGCGAAGGAGCGCGCCGAAGCTGTAGAGCGTGCCAACGCCGCAGCGCGCCAGGCACTACAGGCGACCGAGACCCTCGGCGCTGCCCGCCAAGAGGCCGACCACGCAACCACCGCCCAACGGGCCGCCGAGCTCCACGCCGTACGGCTGGAAGAGCGCGCTGTCGGCGCCGAGCGAGAGGCGCGCGACACCGCAGTACAGGCCGAGCGCGCGGCCGTACTGGCTGAGCGCGCGTCAGCAGAACGAGACGCCGCTCAAGCAGACCGCGATTCGTTGCGCGCCGAGCTGACCAACGAGCGGGACCGCCTACGCGCGTCCGAAGCGGCCCAGATGCAGGCAGACACGAGACGGCTAGCGCTGAAGGACCAACTCACCGCTGCCGAACAATCTCTTGAGCAGGCGAACCTCACACTCGAGACCGCGCAGCTGACAGCGGCAGATGCCCTTCGCGAGGCTGCAGCGGAGAAGACCCGGATCGAGGAGCTGGCCGACCGTCGGCGGACCGAGGACGCCATAGAGATCGCCCACCTACGCGCCGAACTAGAACACTTGAGGACCACCCGGCAGACCACTTCACGCCTACACCCCGACGACCTCCACTCCCTCCTAACCGCCGTCACCACGCACACCTCCCCCGCCGCGGCAGCCCTCGTCGGCTCCCCCACCGCCGCAGCTCCCGTCGGCTCCCCCACCGCCGCAGCTCCCGTCGGCTCCGCCACCGCCGCAGCTCCCGTCGGCTCCCCCAGCACCGCCCCAGTCCCCTAA
- a CDS encoding elongation factor G-like protein EF-G2 — protein MITKLDHARANYENALSAAQNAFGDKVLPLYLPTGDGLVGLLSQTQYQYEGGKRSTRDPDPAYADELEVLRGTLIEGIIEESEDESLMDRYLGGEEIGQDVLIEDLERAVARGSFFPVIPVCSGTAVGTMELLEVATSGFPSPPEHQVPEVFSPHGVPKKKLPCDPNGPLLAEVVKTTSDPYVGRVSLVRVFSGTIRPDTTVHVSGHFTSFFGEGNTHADHDEDERIGTLSFPLGKQQRPAPSVVAGDLCAIGRLTRAETGDTLSDKAEPLLLRPWNMPEPLLPIAVQAHAKTDEDKLSVGLQRLAAEDPTLRIEQNPETHQIVLWCMGEAHSDVVLDALANRYGVTVDTVELRVPLRETFGGKAKGHGRHVKQSGGHGQYAVCDIEVEPLPEGNEFEFVDKVVGGSVPRQFIPSVEKGIRAQMERGVGAGYPMVNIRVTLLDGKAHSVDSSDMAFQMAGGLALREAANATKVNLLEPVDLVSVLVPDDLVGSVMSDLSGRRGRLLGTERVGDNRTLVKAEVPQVEITRYSIDLRSLSHGAASFSRTFARYEAMPDSAAARVKSSA, from the coding sequence GTGATCACCAAACTCGACCATGCCCGGGCCAACTACGAGAACGCGCTCTCCGCTGCCCAGAACGCGTTCGGGGACAAGGTTCTGCCGCTCTACCTGCCGACCGGCGACGGCCTGGTCGGGTTGCTCTCCCAGACGCAGTACCAGTATGAAGGCGGCAAGCGGAGCACCCGCGATCCCGACCCGGCGTACGCGGACGAGCTCGAAGTGCTGCGCGGCACCCTGATCGAAGGCATCATCGAGGAGTCCGAGGACGAGTCGCTGATGGACCGCTATCTCGGCGGTGAGGAGATCGGCCAGGACGTGCTGATCGAGGATCTCGAGAGAGCTGTTGCTCGCGGATCCTTCTTCCCGGTCATCCCGGTCTGCAGCGGCACCGCCGTCGGCACGATGGAGCTGCTCGAAGTCGCGACCAGCGGATTCCCGTCGCCGCCCGAGCACCAGGTGCCCGAGGTGTTCTCGCCCCACGGCGTACCGAAGAAGAAGCTGCCCTGCGACCCGAACGGCCCGCTGCTCGCCGAGGTGGTGAAGACGACGTCGGACCCGTACGTCGGCAGGGTCAGCCTGGTCCGGGTGTTCTCCGGCACCATCAGGCCCGACACGACGGTTCACGTGTCGGGCCATTTCACGTCCTTCTTCGGCGAGGGCAACACCCATGCCGACCACGACGAGGACGAGCGCATCGGCACGCTGTCCTTCCCACTGGGCAAGCAACAACGACCCGCCCCGTCGGTGGTCGCGGGAGATCTGTGCGCGATCGGCCGGCTGACTCGTGCCGAGACCGGCGACACCCTGTCCGACAAGGCCGAGCCGCTGCTGCTCAGGCCGTGGAACATGCCCGAGCCGCTGTTGCCGATCGCAGTACAAGCGCATGCGAAGACCGACGAAGACAAGTTGTCGGTCGGCCTGCAGCGACTTGCCGCGGAGGATCCGACCCTGCGGATCGAGCAGAACCCGGAGACCCACCAGATCGTCCTGTGGTGCATGGGCGAGGCGCATTCGGACGTCGTACTCGATGCGCTTGCCAACCGGTACGGCGTAACTGTGGACACGGTGGAGCTTCGAGTGCCGTTGCGGGAGACCTTCGGCGGCAAGGCGAAGGGGCACGGCCGCCATGTGAAGCAGTCCGGCGGCCATGGTCAGTACGCCGTTTGCGATATCGAGGTGGAGCCGCTGCCGGAGGGCAACGAGTTCGAGTTCGTCGACAAGGTGGTCGGCGGGTCGGTGCCGCGGCAGTTCATCCCGAGTGTCGAGAAGGGCATTCGCGCTCAGATGGAGAGGGGTGTCGGCGCCGGATATCCGATGGTCAACATCCGGGTGACGCTGCTCGACGGCAAGGCGCACAGCGTCGACTCGTCGGACATGGCGTTCCAGATGGCCGGCGGGCTCGCGCTGCGCGAAGCGGCCAACGCGACCAAGGTGAATCTGCTGGAGCCCGTGGATCTCGTGTCGGTGCTGGTTCCCGACGACCTGGTCGGCTCGGTGATGAGCGATCTGTCCGGACGCCGCGGCCGGCTGCTCGGGACCGAACGCGTCGGCGACAACCGGACGCTGGTCAAGGCCGAGGTCCCGCAGGTCGAGATCACCCGCTACTCGATCGACCTGAGATCGCTCTCCCACGGCGCCGCGTCGTTCTCACGAACCTTCGCCCGCTACGAGGCCATGCCCGATTCCGCCGCCGCGAGAGTCAAGTCGTCCGCCTGA